A single region of the Mercenaria mercenaria strain notata chromosome 6, MADL_Memer_1, whole genome shotgun sequence genome encodes:
- the LOC123548374 gene encoding ganglioside-induced differentiation-associated protein 1-like isoform X2 — MNIIRNRPKHSVHLSQGCLENKMAADTGKSVTLYYFPGSYYSLKVLHALYEKDVSFKEKHIFIVLGEQNEEWYLKKNNMGEVPCLEIDGKCTSESEAIIDVIDQTFHSGKRFSGEVTHLIKVSEALSPEMKETINAKIVKVSRKLANVLNKEEVAKCLNELEDVFNKIAELLEKNTREHGDANDTWLFGPAFTAADITAIGLMIRLTFIGIAPRYFSIDKRPIVQAYYTRAMQRPSVKKILEVMDAAPGAIMRSFIKSKALKVLKFAIAVGVVALGYVGFKKTQTVNLLPDEKA; from the exons atgaatattatCCGCAACAGACCGAAACACAGCGTACACTTATCGCAAGGGTGTTTAGAAAACAAGATGGCAGCTGATACAGGCAAATCTGTAACACTGTATTATTTCCCAGGTTCCTATTACAGTTTAAAG GTTTTGCATGCTCTTTATGAAAAAGACGTATCTTTCAAGGAGAAACATATATTCATTGTTTTGGGGGAGCAAAATGAAGAGTGGTATCTGAAAAAGAATAATATGGGGGAAGTCCCGTGCCTAGAGATTGATGGGAAATGTACCTCCGAATCCGAGGCTATTATTGACGTCATCGATCAAACCTTTCATTCCG gtAAAAGATTTTCAGGAGAAGTAACTCATCTTATAAAGGTCAGTGAAGCGTTGTCACCGGAAATGAAAGAAACTATTAATGCTAAGATTGTCAAGGTTTCGCGGAAGCTTGCAAACGTATTAAATAAAGAAGAGGTCGCTAAATGTCTCAATGAACTAGAAgatgtttttaacaaaattgcAGAGCTGTTGGAAAAGAATACACGAG AGCATGGTGATGCAAATGACACGTGGTTATTCGGTCCAGCTTTTACCGCTGCCGATATTACTGCGATAGGATTAATGATTCGGTTGACCTTCATCGGAATCGCACCCCGATATTTTTCGATCGATAAACGACCAATTGTGCAAGCGTACTACACACGAGCGATGCAAAGACCAAGCGTAAAGAAAATCTTAGAAGTCATGGATGCTGCTCCAGGCGCAATTATGAGGAGTTTCATAAAAAGCAAAGCACTCAAAGTCCTTAAATTTGCTATTGCTGTTGGAGTAGTGGCTCTTGGGTATGTCGGATTCAAAAAAACTCAGACAGTGAACTTGTTGCCTGATGAGAAGGCTTGA
- the LOC123548374 gene encoding ganglioside-induced differentiation-associated protein 1-like isoform X1 encodes MNIIRNRPKHSVHLSQGCLENKMAADTGKSVTLYYFPGSYYSLKVLHALYEKDVSFKEKHIFIVLGEQNEEWYLKKNNMGEVPCLEIDGKCTSESEAIIDVIDQTFHSGGKLVPDVKTAVGNEVKTFRKFLHDIPIDVITYGVFANREFCVDRSYLDKLPAKVTARAEISKRFSGEVTHLIKVSEALSPEMKETINAKIVKVSRKLANVLNKEEVAKCLNELEDVFNKIAELLEKNTREHGDANDTWLFGPAFTAADITAIGLMIRLTFIGIAPRYFSIDKRPIVQAYYTRAMQRPSVKKILEVMDAAPGAIMRSFIKSKALKVLKFAIAVGVVALGYVGFKKTQTVNLLPDEKA; translated from the exons atgaatattatCCGCAACAGACCGAAACACAGCGTACACTTATCGCAAGGGTGTTTAGAAAACAAGATGGCAGCTGATACAGGCAAATCTGTAACACTGTATTATTTCCCAGGTTCCTATTACAGTTTAAAG GTTTTGCATGCTCTTTATGAAAAAGACGTATCTTTCAAGGAGAAACATATATTCATTGTTTTGGGGGAGCAAAATGAAGAGTGGTATCTGAAAAAGAATAATATGGGGGAAGTCCCGTGCCTAGAGATTGATGGGAAATGTACCTCCGAATCCGAGGCTATTATTGACGTCATCGATCAAACCTTTCATTCCG GTGGGAAACTTGTACCGGATGTCAAGACGGCGGTCGGAAACGAGGTTAAGACTTTCCGGAAGTTTCTTCATGACATACCTATTGATGTCATCACATATGGCGTGTTTGCAAACCGCGAATTCTGTGTTGACAGGAGCTATCTTGATAAATTACCAGCTAAGGTCACAGCAAGGGCGGAGATCA gtAAAAGATTTTCAGGAGAAGTAACTCATCTTATAAAGGTCAGTGAAGCGTTGTCACCGGAAATGAAAGAAACTATTAATGCTAAGATTGTCAAGGTTTCGCGGAAGCTTGCAAACGTATTAAATAAAGAAGAGGTCGCTAAATGTCTCAATGAACTAGAAgatgtttttaacaaaattgcAGAGCTGTTGGAAAAGAATACACGAG AGCATGGTGATGCAAATGACACGTGGTTATTCGGTCCAGCTTTTACCGCTGCCGATATTACTGCGATAGGATTAATGATTCGGTTGACCTTCATCGGAATCGCACCCCGATATTTTTCGATCGATAAACGACCAATTGTGCAAGCGTACTACACACGAGCGATGCAAAGACCAAGCGTAAAGAAAATCTTAGAAGTCATGGATGCTGCTCCAGGCGCAATTATGAGGAGTTTCATAAAAAGCAAAGCACTCAAAGTCCTTAAATTTGCTATTGCTGTTGGAGTAGTGGCTCTTGGGTATGTCGGATTCAAAAAAACTCAGACAGTGAACTTGTTGCCTGATGAGAAGGCTTGA